A part of Larkinella insperata genomic DNA contains:
- a CDS encoding putative Ig domain-containing protein → MKHTFTQIQVVIRQICLGLLISTILSSTEAWSQKKGPDKNLFQGLYKLTKKLVKAKPSKEQVKNAGFNFKSSLLKGDRNGRLDITAGLKNPTSLQFGPDGRLYVAQQNGLIKVLTIVKNGPNDYAIASQETISLINTIPNHNDDGSLAPAVTTRQVTGLLVSGTASSPILYVSSSDSRIGGPEGDLNLDTNSGIVSKLTKTTTGWVKVDLVRGLPRSEENHATNGLQLDGTRLYLVVGGHTNAGSPSTNFAYTPEYALAACVLSIDLAVIEALPTRGSGNTAYKYDLPTLDDPDRPGNPDANDPFGGNDGLNQAKIVPGGPVQVFASGFRNAYDLVITRSRKMYVTDNGANPGWGGHPASEGVGTATNNYVAGEPGSTGPGPNDPKVNNLDNFHYVGDLRSYVSGSYYGGHPHPIRANPAGAGLYTHNGTSGVWRTSTSGANPLPSDWPPVPLSMAHPIEGDFQNPGETNSALLTFVASTNGITEYTASGFNNGLKGNLLVASFDGTIQKITLNEAGTDVTNSRGAKKKNLDLPFASNFGSQPLDITAQGDNDIFPGTVWVVCYLQNQIYVFEPEGGGGNCSAAYSTAFDDDGDGYSNADEIDNGSNPCSISSRPSDADGDKLSDLNDPDDDNDGLNDDVDYFALDASNGTNTNLPIDYELFNNDPGTGLFGLGFTGLMLPNQTGINYLDLFDEDNLIAGGAVGAFSVVNTTPGDAHQALNNQENGFQFGINTDKNTGPFTVQTRLLGPFFNNQTPKYWQALGQYIGIGDQDNYLKIVMGADGGTGGIEVLYENNGVENSTRYSLPGGLPGSTMDLYLSVNPATGMVQPKYAKDGGTITNLGLPIQVGGKLLEAIQGPPALAVGLISTSLASTPFTATWDRIRVTKDNAGNTAPALSAITNQTAIIGQALTLTAQASDSDVPAQTLTYSVSGPAGTSINASTGAFSWTPTTTGTFSLTIKATDSGSPALSAQRVFSVLVNPAASAGIRVNAGGPAYSASGNRPFGADAHFTGGSTSNAGNVPIDNTVDDALYQTERYGNFSYNVPVSNGYYNVILHFAETFGKVIDGTASRKFHVDVEGVRRLTEYDIAQKAGGTLKAVQETLGVNVTDGTLTVVFSAGSAQNPKVNAIEVVAATAPPNQSPVVASALPDQNATLGRDFSFTFSATAFSDPNGDPLTYTATLGDNSALPAWLSFNASTRTFSGKPTSAGNLTVKVTARDGQGGSVSDSFVINTSAPANTAPVLAAIGNKTANIGQALTLTAQASDSDAPAQTLTYSVSGPAGASINASTGAFSWTPTTTGTFSLTIKATDSGSPALSAQRVFSVLVNPAITPGVRINAGGPAFQMADGRPFGADANFTGGGTSNAGNVPIDNTVDDALYQTERYGNFSYNVPVSNGYYNVILHFAETFGKVIDGTASRKFHVDVEGVRRLTEYDIAQKAGGTLKAVQETLGVNVTDGTLTVVFSAGSAQNPKVNAIEVVAATAPPNRAPVQTKRLPDQRATEWSTFSYVIDENTFRDPNEDPLTYTATLWDNSALPAWLSFDGATRRFRGMPPSNSPLSLIIRVTASDGRGGSVSDRFLMLITRATGTGSWRAVTPRTGKPTARLENGYVQAGDRFYLIGGRGIKPVQVYDPVARSWTNAAAPPIDMHHFQAVTLEGLVYVAGALTGTYPAEPSVPRIYIYDPKGNKWLEGPEIPSARRRGSAALAVYDNKLYLVGGNTKGHNNGYVAWFDEYNPATNTWRTLPDAPHSRDHFQAVIMGDKLYAAGGRRTSANTGQTFMLTVPEVDVYDFKSGQWTTLSEPIPTPRAGAAAVVLNNELVVIGGESPQPAAHQETEVLNPATGMWRRLANLQQSRHASQAISNNGTLYVVAGSGAQGGTPALSSQEVYARTSPTNPTGRPLTQSQLNAPASVTVGQVTTKTTKGAGVTVTNTSGNQAILLSNISLAGSTEFSFQAPFALPFVIPVGKSVTIPINFTPSSVGSKTATLTVLHSGQGGTASVALNGQGVGNTVSAVAEPSNEARTTAGEPLVELVKTAEGRLSTQNQPDTEPIRVVYFPNPFTDSFTVRVVGKPAGPVSLALYDLSGRRVWQGTDGAAEQVIRLSEELGDGVYSLEVRMGQFVKHYQLVRVR, encoded by the coding sequence ATGAAGCATACGTTTACGCAGATTCAAGTGGTGATCCGACAGATTTGCCTGGGACTCCTGATCAGTACCATTTTAAGTTCAACGGAGGCCTGGAGTCAAAAAAAAGGCCCGGATAAAAATTTATTTCAGGGCCTCTACAAACTTACCAAGAAGTTGGTCAAGGCCAAGCCCTCCAAAGAGCAGGTCAAAAATGCGGGCTTTAACTTCAAGTCCAGCCTCTTGAAGGGCGACCGCAACGGGCGACTCGACATCACCGCCGGCCTGAAAAACCCCACCTCCCTGCAGTTTGGACCCGACGGCAGACTCTACGTGGCCCAGCAGAACGGCCTGATCAAGGTCCTGACCATCGTCAAAAACGGCCCCAACGACTACGCCATCGCCAGCCAGGAGACCATCAGCCTCATCAACACCATCCCCAACCACAACGACGACGGCTCGCTGGCCCCTGCGGTCACCACCCGACAGGTCACCGGCCTGCTGGTCAGCGGCACCGCCAGCAGCCCCATCCTCTACGTCTCCTCCAGCGACAGCCGCATCGGCGGACCCGAAGGCGATCTGAACCTGGACACCAACTCGGGCATCGTCTCCAAGCTGACCAAAACCACCACGGGCTGGGTGAAGGTCGACCTGGTGCGGGGGCTGCCCCGCTCCGAGGAGAACCACGCCACCAACGGCTTGCAGCTGGACGGCACCCGGCTCTACCTGGTGGTGGGGGGGCACACCAACGCGGGGTCTCCCTCGACCAACTTTGCCTACACGCCCGAGTATGCCCTGGCGGCCTGTGTGCTGTCGATTGACCTGGCGGTGATCGAAGCGCTGCCCACCAGGGGCAGTGGCAACACGGCTTACAAGTATGACCTGCCCACGCTGGATGACCCCGACCGGCCAGGCAACCCTGACGCCAACGATCCGTTCGGGGGCAACGACGGTTTGAATCAGGCTAAGATCGTACCCGGTGGTCCGGTGCAGGTGTTTGCCAGCGGGTTTCGCAACGCCTATGATCTGGTGATCACCCGGTCCCGCAAGATGTACGTGACCGACAACGGGGCCAACCCGGGCTGGGGCGGTCATCCGGCCAGTGAGGGGGTGGGTACGGCCACCAACAACTACGTGGCCGGCGAGCCGGGCTCGACGGGCCCCGGCCCGAATGATCCAAAGGTGAACAACCTGGACAACTTCCACTACGTGGGCGACCTTCGCTCGTACGTTTCCGGCAGTTATTACGGAGGGCATCCGCACCCGATCCGGGCCAACCCGGCGGGGGCGGGATTGTACACCCACAACGGCACCAGCGGGGTGTGGCGCACCAGCACGAGCGGGGCTAACCCGTTGCCATCGGACTGGCCGCCGGTGCCCCTGAGCATGGCGCACCCCATTGAGGGGGACTTTCAGAATCCGGGGGAAACCAACAGCGCTTTACTGACCTTTGTGGCCTCTACCAACGGCATTACGGAGTACACGGCTTCGGGGTTCAACAACGGCTTGAAAGGCAACCTGCTGGTGGCTTCCTTCGACGGGACCATTCAGAAAATCACCCTGAATGAGGCTGGTACCGATGTGACCAACAGCCGGGGAGCCAAGAAGAAGAACCTGGATTTGCCGTTTGCTTCCAACTTCGGTTCGCAGCCCTTGGACATCACCGCTCAGGGCGACAATGACATCTTTCCCGGTACGGTCTGGGTGGTGTGTTATTTGCAGAATCAGATTTACGTTTTCGAACCCGAAGGCGGTGGTGGGAACTGTTCGGCGGCCTACAGCACGGCGTTTGACGACGACGGGGATGGCTACAGCAATGCCGATGAAATTGACAATGGCAGTAATCCCTGTTCGATTTCGAGTCGGCCCAGCGACGCGGACGGCGACAAGTTGTCGGATCTTAACGATCCGGACGATGACAACGACGGGCTGAACGACGATGTCGACTACTTTGCGCTCGATGCAAGCAATGGGACCAATACCAACCTGCCGATCGACTACGAATTATTTAATAACGATCCGGGCACGGGTCTGTTCGGCTTGGGCTTCACGGGGTTGATGCTGCCCAACCAGACGGGAATCAACTACCTGGACTTGTTTGATGAAGACAACCTGATTGCCGGTGGAGCCGTGGGGGCCTTTTCGGTCGTCAACACCACCCCCGGCGATGCCCACCAGGCGCTGAACAACCAGGAGAACGGGTTTCAGTTTGGGATCAACACCGATAAAAATACGGGTCCCTTTACGGTGCAGACCCGGCTGCTGGGTCCTTTTTTCAACAATCAAACGCCGAAATATTGGCAGGCGCTGGGCCAATACATCGGCATTGGTGATCAGGACAACTACCTGAAAATTGTGATGGGGGCCGACGGTGGTACGGGAGGCATTGAAGTGCTGTACGAAAACAACGGCGTCGAAAACAGCACCCGGTATTCGTTGCCGGGTGGGTTGCCCGGCAGTACGATGGATTTGTATTTGTCGGTTAACCCGGCGACGGGAATGGTGCAGCCCAAATACGCGAAAGACGGCGGAACGATTACTAATCTGGGGTTACCCATTCAGGTTGGCGGGAAGCTGCTGGAGGCCATTCAGGGCCCGCCCGCCCTGGCGGTGGGTCTTATTTCCACCAGCTTGGCTTCCACACCGTTTACCGCCACCTGGGACCGAATTCGGGTGACAAAAGATAATGCCGGCAACACCGCCCCAGCACTGTCGGCCATTACCAATCAAACGGCGATAATCGGCCAGGCGCTGACGTTGACGGCCCAGGCTAGCGACAGCGATGTGCCCGCCCAGACATTGACCTACAGCGTCAGCGGTCCGGCCGGGACCAGCATCAACGCCAGCACCGGCGCCTTTAGCTGGACGCCCACCACCACGGGCACCTTCAGCCTGACCATTAAGGCAACTGATAGCGGTTCGCCAGCCCTGTCGGCCCAGCGGGTCTTTAGCGTTCTGGTTAATCCGGCTGCTTCCGCCGGTATTCGGGTGAACGCAGGAGGCCCGGCCTATTCCGCTTCCGGCAACCGGCCGTTTGGGGCGGATGCCCACTTTACAGGGGGCAGCACGAGCAATGCGGGTAATGTGCCGATCGACAACACGGTGGATGACGCGCTTTACCAAACCGAGCGTTACGGGAACTTCAGCTATAACGTGCCCGTCAGCAACGGCTACTACAACGTGATTCTGCACTTTGCCGAGACGTTTGGCAAAGTCATCGATGGCACCGCCAGCCGCAAGTTTCATGTGGATGTGGAGGGGGTTCGGCGCTTGACCGAGTATGACATTGCTCAGAAAGCGGGGGGCACGCTCAAGGCTGTGCAGGAAACGCTGGGGGTGAATGTCACCGACGGCACGTTGACGGTGGTCTTCAGTGCAGGCAGTGCCCAGAATCCCAAGGTTAACGCCATCGAGGTGGTGGCGGCCACGGCACCCCCCAATCAGTCGCCGGTTGTAGCCTCGGCGCTACCCGATCAGAATGCCACCCTCGGAAGAGACTTTTCATTTACATTCAGTGCGACGGCTTTCAGCGATCCCAACGGTGATCCGCTAACCTATACCGCCACGTTGGGCGACAACTCGGCCCTGCCCGCCTGGCTCAGTTTCAACGCCAGCACCCGCACCTTCAGCGGTAAACCCACCAGTGCGGGAAACCTGACCGTGAAGGTGACGGCCCGCGACGGACAGGGGGGCAGCGTTAGCGACAGCTTCGTAATCAATACCTCGGCCCCCGCTAACACGGCTCCGGTACTGGCGGCCATCGGCAACAAAACCGCCAACATTGGCCAGGCGTTGACGTTGACGGCCCAGGCCAGCGACAGCGATGCGCCCGCCCAGACATTGACTTACAGCGTCAGCGGTCCAGCCGGGGCCAGCATCAACGCCAGCACCGGCGCCTTTAGCTGGACGCCCACCACCACGGGCACCTTCAGCCTGACCATTAAGGCAACTGATAGCGGTTCGCCAGCCCTGTCGGCCCAGCGGGTCTTTAGCGTTCTGGTTAATCCGGCCATCACACCGGGGGTACGCATCAATGCGGGCGGTCCGGCTTTCCAGATGGCGGACGGTCGGCCGTTCGGAGCGGATGCCAACTTTACGGGGGGCGGTACGAGCAATGCGGGTAATGTGCCGATCGACAACACGGTGGATGACGCGCTTTACCAAACCGAGCGTTACGGGAACTTCAGCTATAACGTGCCCGTCAGCAACGGCTACTACAACGTGATTCTGCACTTTGCCGAGACGTTTGGCAAAGTCATCGATGGCACCGCCAGCCGCAAGTTTCATGTGGATGTGGAGGGGGTTCGGCGCTTGACCGAGTATGACATTGCTCAGAAAGCGGGGGGCACGCTCAAGGCTGTGCAGGAAACGCTGGGGGTGAATGTCACCGACGGCACGTTGACGGTGGTCTTCAGTGCAGGCAGTGCCCAGAATCCCAAGGTTAACGCCATCGAGGTGGTGGCGGCCACGGCGCCCCCCAACCGGGCGCCGGTGCAAACAAAGCGCTTACCCGATCAGCGGGCAACGGAATGGTCAACGTTTAGCTACGTTATTGATGAGAACACGTTCCGCGACCCCAACGAAGACCCGTTGACCTATACCGCCACGCTGTGGGACAATTCGGCCCTGCCCGCCTGGCTCAGCTTTGACGGGGCAACCCGCCGTTTCCGGGGTATGCCTCCCTCCAATAGTCCGCTCAGTCTGATCATTAGGGTAACGGCCAGCGACGGTCGGGGCGGAAGCGTCAGTGACCGTTTCCTGATGCTGATCACCCGGGCCACCGGCACGGGATCCTGGCGGGCGGTTACCCCCCGGACCGGGAAACCGACGGCGCGGCTTGAAAATGGCTACGTGCAGGCCGGAGACCGGTTTTACCTGATCGGAGGACGCGGGATAAAACCCGTACAGGTCTACGACCCGGTGGCCCGGAGCTGGACAAACGCGGCTGCTCCGCCCATTGATATGCATCATTTTCAGGCCGTAACGCTCGAGGGACTGGTTTATGTAGCGGGAGCGCTTACCGGCACTTACCCCGCTGAACCATCGGTTCCCCGGATTTACATCTACGACCCGAAAGGAAACAAATGGCTGGAAGGTCCCGAAATTCCGTCTGCCCGACGGCGTGGCAGTGCCGCCCTTGCCGTTTACGATAATAAATTGTATTTGGTGGGAGGCAATACCAAAGGCCACAATAATGGGTATGTAGCCTGGTTCGACGAATACAATCCGGCAACCAACACCTGGCGAACCCTGCCGGATGCGCCCCATTCGCGGGATCACTTTCAGGCGGTTATCATGGGTGATAAACTCTATGCGGCCGGGGGTCGACGAACCTCCGCCAATACGGGGCAGACCTTCATGCTTACGGTTCCGGAGGTGGATGTGTACGATTTCAAGTCGGGCCAGTGGACTACCCTGTCCGAACCGATTCCGACCCCGCGGGCGGGGGCCGCTGCCGTAGTTCTGAACAATGAACTGGTTGTCATCGGTGGGGAAAGTCCGCAGCCTGCGGCCCACCAGGAAACCGAAGTGCTGAACCCCGCGACGGGGATGTGGCGCCGGCTGGCTAACTTACAACAATCACGGCATGCAAGTCAGGCCATTTCCAACAACGGAACTCTTTACGTGGTAGCGGGCAGTGGCGCCCAGGGTGGTACTCCGGCCCTTTCTTCTCAGGAGGTGTACGCCAGAACAAGCCCCACAAACCCGACCGGAAGGCCCCTAACCCAAAGCCAGCTCAATGCGCCTGCCAGTGTGACGGTTGGGCAGGTCACGACCAAAACAACCAAGGGGGCGGGGGTTACCGTGACGAACACGAGCGGCAACCAGGCTATTTTGCTGTCAAATATTTCACTGGCGGGTAGTACGGAGTTTTCGTTTCAGGCTCCGTTTGCGCTTCCCTTTGTGATTCCGGTTGGCAAAAGCGTGACGATACCGATCAACTTTACACCCTCGTCGGTGGGCAGCAAAACGGCAACGCTCACGGTT
- a CDS encoding LacI family DNA-binding transcriptional regulator, translating to MKKKELQGVKEIARRANVAIATVDRVIHNRPGVSEKTREKINKIIAELNYQPNLLASRLASGKIITLGVLIPSVTEETDFWEAPLRGIQRAENEIRQYGIKVELFFFDLRDPGSFVAQANRLLEASVDGIVLAPAFIDEARKFATACQQARKPCIFIDSNLPDQPSLSYIGPPLFQSGYLAAKLCTYVLRDHSKLLVVNIATAMDSYTYKEIEEGFRTYFTDHRQHYPIIRADIHQTDFSSVARQLQEQFDANPSIDAVFVSNSRAFSVARFLESAGLPRKPLLIGYDFVSENTRYLASGLIDFLICHQPEDQGYRSIMTLYQFLVFSTPVAKDYYMPIDIVTRENQTFYRN from the coding sequence ATGAAGAAAAAGGAACTGCAGGGGGTGAAAGAGATTGCCCGCCGGGCCAATGTGGCCATTGCAACGGTTGACCGGGTGATTCACAACCGCCCCGGCGTTTCGGAGAAAACCCGGGAAAAGATCAACAAAATTATTGCGGAGCTCAACTACCAGCCCAATCTGCTGGCGAGTCGGCTGGCTTCGGGCAAGATCATTACCCTGGGCGTATTGATTCCCTCCGTTACCGAAGAAACCGATTTCTGGGAGGCTCCCCTGCGAGGCATCCAACGGGCCGAAAACGAGATTCGGCAGTACGGCATTAAAGTCGAGCTTTTCTTTTTTGACCTGCGCGACCCCGGTTCGTTCGTTGCTCAGGCCAACCGCCTGCTGGAGGCTTCCGTAGATGGGATTGTACTGGCACCGGCTTTTATCGACGAAGCCCGTAAGTTTGCCACCGCCTGCCAGCAGGCCAGAAAGCCTTGCATTTTTATTGACTCCAACCTGCCCGACCAGCCCAGTCTGTCGTACATCGGCCCTCCCCTGTTTCAAAGCGGCTATCTGGCGGCCAAACTGTGCACGTATGTACTCAGGGATCACAGCAAATTGCTGGTCGTCAACATTGCTACGGCCATGGACAGCTACACCTACAAAGAGATTGAGGAAGGCTTCCGGACCTACTTTACCGATCATCGTCAGCACTACCCGATCATCCGGGCGGATATTCACCAGACGGACTTTTCATCGGTAGCCCGGCAGCTTCAGGAACAGTTCGACGCCAACCCGTCCATTGATGCCGTCTTTGTCAGCAACTCGCGGGCCTTCTCGGTCGCCCGGTTTCTGGAAAGTGCCGGCCTGCCCCGCAAGCCGCTGTTAATCGGCTACGATTTTGTCAGCGAAAACACGCGTTACCTGGCCAGTGGGTTGATCGACTTTCTCATTTGCCACCAGCCGGAAGACCAAGGTTACCGCAGCATCATGACGCTGTATCAATTTCTGGTTTTTTCAACGCCGGTTGCGAAAGATTACTACATGCCCATCGACATCGTTACCCGCGAGAACCAGACTTTTTACCGCAATTAA
- a CDS encoding Gfo/Idh/MocA family protein: MTNLNNDRRSFLKKAALGSLALSVPEPAWSWSSASTVAAGKRVGIIGLDTSHSTAFTKVLNAADASAEYAGYKVVAAYPYGSKDIESSTKRIPGYIEEVKKQNVEIVDSIADLLKKVDVVLLETNDGRLHREQAAQVMKAGKRVFIDKPIAASLADVVGIFADSKKYKIPTFSASSLRYIKGVEGLDKSQVVGADTFSPAVLEKTHPDLFWYGIHGVEALFAVMGTGCQQVVRVTNKDTDIVVGTWADGRVGTFRGTRSGKHDYGGTVFTQTGNVRLGPYAGYEPLLREIIKYFETGNVPVTPEETIEIFAFMEAADESKRRNGAPVSLESVLKNTKQ; this comes from the coding sequence ATGACTAACCTGAATAATGACCGTAGAAGTTTTCTAAAAAAGGCAGCTCTGGGAAGCCTGGCCCTGAGCGTCCCGGAGCCTGCCTGGTCATGGTCCTCTGCTTCAACCGTTGCTGCCGGCAAACGCGTAGGCATCATTGGGCTGGATACCTCCCACAGCACGGCTTTTACCAAAGTGCTTAATGCCGCCGATGCTAGTGCCGAATACGCCGGTTACAAAGTGGTGGCGGCTTATCCCTACGGCAGCAAAGACATTGAAAGCAGCACCAAGCGCATTCCCGGCTACATCGAGGAAGTTAAAAAGCAGAATGTCGAAATTGTTGACTCCATCGCCGATCTGCTCAAGAAAGTCGACGTGGTGTTGCTGGAAACCAACGACGGGCGTCTGCACCGCGAACAGGCCGCTCAGGTCATGAAAGCGGGCAAACGCGTGTTTATCGACAAGCCCATTGCGGCTTCGCTGGCCGATGTGGTCGGTATTTTTGCCGATTCGAAGAAGTATAAAATCCCCACGTTTTCGGCTTCATCGCTGCGTTACATCAAAGGCGTTGAAGGGCTCGACAAAAGCCAGGTGGTGGGTGCGGACACCTTTAGCCCCGCCGTGCTGGAAAAGACCCACCCGGACCTGTTCTGGTACGGTATCCACGGCGTTGAAGCCCTCTTTGCCGTAATGGGAACCGGCTGCCAGCAGGTAGTACGGGTTACCAACAAGGATACGGACATCGTAGTGGGCACCTGGGCCGACGGACGCGTGGGAACCTTCCGGGGAACCCGGTCGGGCAAACACGATTACGGCGGAACGGTTTTTACCCAAACCGGTAACGTTCGGCTGGGCCCCTACGCGGGCTACGAACCGCTGCTGAGAGAAATTATCAAGTATTTTGAAACCGGAAACGTGCCGGTTACTCCCGAAGAAACAATCGAGATTTTTGCCTTTATGGAAGCCGCCGATGAGAGCAAACGGCGGAACGGTGCCCCCGTGAGTCTGGAAAGCGTCCTGAAAAACACCAAACAATAA
- a CDS encoding leucine-rich repeat domain-containing protein — protein MALADLYNSTNGIGWVQKDNWLTGESPCGWYGVTCNEAGQVTQLQLPSNQLAGPLPASLSALTNLQVLDLSDNQLNGSIPDSFSALTSLKRLVLIYNQLSGLIPAKLFSLTQLEFIYLSHNQLSGSIPDSLSALTNLVNLYLGSNRLSGSIPASLSTLGKLQGLDLSENQLSGPIPDNLSGLRSLKRLALFYNQLSGSIPASLATLVNLEYLHLAYNQLSGSVPDMLMELSKLQTFNLNNNQLSGTIPDKFLTLPTLEFLDFSNNQFTGSIPASLGDLPNLRSCELQNNLLSGCLPATLGKFCGRSILVMLGGNPDLIGGGNFGAFCSTGVGRCDPQSNTVSFWLMNAETGQPIQQLIDGAEVNLSTLLTRNLNVQALTSPVAVDSIVFALTGRQNRTQIEREAPYSLFKDIEGVYKSWTPSLGSYNLTATPYTSLSGVATAGAPLSINFTVVEMPTVLGFQWINCETGLPLGELREGDVVDLTSLPTRNLNIMVNTGPATGGSMALELSGQQIYSHIESKAPFTLAGNTGSTYRSWVPAAGTYQLKATPYTGTSGSGTPGKPIMLTFTVVDPAPLARRGTETNAELVESRVLYYPNPFQESFTLKMQGTKPQAVRVYDLSGRLVYQRADSPSEQRIEVDQKWSAGMYMLQVGEGPKSKWYKLIKVP, from the coding sequence TTGGCTTTAGCGGATCTCTATAACAGTACCAACGGAATCGGCTGGGTTCAGAAAGACAACTGGCTCACCGGAGAATCGCCCTGCGGCTGGTACGGGGTTACCTGCAACGAAGCCGGACAGGTCACTCAGCTTCAATTGCCCAGCAATCAGCTGGCTGGTCCGCTTCCGGCCAGTCTGTCGGCGCTGACCAATTTACAGGTGCTGGATTTGAGTGACAACCAGTTAAACGGTTCGATTCCGGACAGCTTTTCCGCGCTGACCAGCCTGAAACGATTGGTTTTAATTTATAACCAATTGAGCGGCTTAATCCCGGCTAAACTCTTCAGCCTAACCCAACTGGAGTTTATTTATTTAAGTCACAACCAGCTGAGTGGATCAATTCCCGATAGCCTGTCGGCATTAACCAACTTGGTAAACCTGTATCTGGGTAGTAACCGGTTGAGTGGTTCGATTCCGGCAAGTTTGTCGACGCTGGGCAAATTGCAGGGGCTGGACTTGAGCGAAAATCAATTGAGTGGTCCGATCCCCGACAACCTGTCGGGCCTGCGTAGCCTGAAACGCTTGGCTTTGTTTTATAACCAACTGAGCGGAAGCATCCCCGCGAGTCTGGCAACGCTGGTCAATCTGGAATACCTTCACTTAGCTTATAACCAGTTGAGCGGTTCGGTTCCGGACATGCTGATGGAGTTGAGTAAGCTGCAAACCTTTAACCTGAACAATAACCAGTTGAGCGGGACCATTCCCGACAAGTTCCTGACCCTGCCAACGCTGGAATTTTTGGATTTTTCCAACAACCAGTTCACCGGTTCAATTCCGGCAAGTCTGGGGGATTTGCCTAATCTGCGGAGTTGCGAACTACAAAACAATCTACTGAGTGGTTGCCTGCCCGCGACCCTGGGTAAATTTTGTGGGCGGTCTATTCTGGTGATGCTGGGTGGCAATCCGGATCTGATCGGCGGAGGGAATTTTGGAGCTTTCTGCAGCACGGGCGTTGGCCGGTGTGATCCCCAGTCCAATACGGTTAGTTTCTGGTTGATGAACGCCGAAACGGGCCAGCCCATTCAGCAACTCATCGACGGGGCGGAAGTGAATCTATCCACCCTTCTAACTCGTAATCTCAATGTTCAGGCGTTAACCAGCCCGGTTGCCGTCGACTCAATTGTGTTCGCCCTGACTGGCCGGCAAAATCGCACGCAAATCGAGCGCGAAGCTCCGTACTCGTTGTTTAAGGATATCGAAGGGGTTTACAAGAGCTGGACGCCGTCGTTGGGCAGCTATAACCTGACGGCTACCCCGTACACCAGTCTGTCGGGAGTTGCCACGGCGGGTGCCCCGCTCTCCATTAACTTCACCGTCGTTGAGATGCCAACGGTTTTGGGGTTCCAGTGGATCAATTGCGAAACTGGCCTGCCCCTGGGAGAATTACGGGAGGGCGATGTGGTGGATTTAACCAGTTTGCCAACGCGTAATCTGAACATTATGGTCAATACCGGTCCGGCTACGGGTGGGTCGATGGCGCTGGAGCTGAGTGGTCAGCAAATTTATTCCCACATCGAATCCAAAGCACCTTTTACCTTGGCTGGCAATACCGGCAGCACCTACCGGAGCTGGGTACCGGCGGCTGGTACCTACCAGCTAAAAGCAACTCCGTACACCGGAACGAGCGGTTCGGGTACGCCAGGAAAGCCTATTATGCTGACCTTCACCGTTGTAGACCCGGCCCCGTTGGCCAGACGGGGAACGGAAACAAACGCTGAATTGGTCGAATCTCGGGTGCTCTATTATCCCAACCCGTTCCAGGAATCATTTACGCTGAAGATGCAGGGAACGAAACCGCAAGCAGTGCGCGTATATGACCTCAGTGGACGACTGGTTTACCAGCGGGCCGACAGCCCGTCGGAGCAGCGGATTGAAGTGGATCAAAAATGGAGTGCCGGCATGTACATGCTTCAGGTTGGCGAGGGACCAAAATCCAAATGGTATAAATTGATCAAGGTTCCCTGA